A window of the Terriglobales bacterium genome harbors these coding sequences:
- a CDS encoding type II CAAX endopeptidase family protein, protein MNSASSADEAPVTSEHCSIHTEWAEAAAPEPCIDKGRRIFGLCLVLATAFSQCFLSSTFMFAGYAMPGPNDILTLRFANGLTVELVALGLLHYVLLQNGKKLSDIGFAFRWRDLRDGVKLIVGSSIAYAVAGFFIFRAYQLLVKHPPARPQIAGEGVLSVWVLLLVVVNPFFEELIARAFTISEIRALGGGRALAVAISVGLQTSYHFYQGVPYALMIGVLFLVYSLFYIRSGRIMPVIIAHMWADFAGLILYPWLRGQH, encoded by the coding sequence ATGAATTCAGCGTCCAGCGCTGATGAAGCTCCGGTTACATCGGAGCACTGCAGCATTCACACGGAATGGGCAGAGGCAGCTGCGCCTGAACCTTGCATCGACAAAGGACGTCGTATCTTTGGCCTGTGCTTAGTCTTGGCGACTGCATTCAGCCAGTGTTTTCTTTCATCGACATTCATGTTTGCCGGCTACGCAATGCCTGGGCCCAACGATATCCTCACCCTTCGTTTCGCCAATGGATTGACGGTTGAGTTGGTTGCTCTAGGATTGCTGCACTACGTTCTGCTCCAGAATGGGAAGAAGCTCTCGGATATAGGATTCGCGTTTCGCTGGCGTGATCTTCGCGACGGCGTAAAGCTGATCGTGGGTTCATCAATCGCCTACGCTGTCGCGGGCTTCTTTATCTTCCGAGCTTATCAATTGCTAGTGAAGCACCCTCCAGCGCGTCCCCAAATTGCTGGGGAGGGTGTGCTGAGCGTCTGGGTGCTTTTGCTTGTAGTGGTAAATCCATTCTTTGAAGAACTGATTGCGCGTGCCTTTACGATCTCGGAGATCAGGGCGCTGGGCGGTGGTCGAGCACTGGCGGTTGCAATCAGCGTCGGGCTGCAAACCTCATACCACTTCTATCAAGGGGTCCCGTACGCGCTCATGATCGGAGTGCTCTTTCTCGTGTATTCGCTTTTCTACATACGCAGCGGGCGCATAATGCCAGTCATCATCGCTCATATGTGGGCAGACTTCGCCGGATTGATCCTTTATCCATGGCTTCGAGGCCAACACTAG
- a CDS encoding carboxypeptidase-like regulatory domain-containing protein: protein MLKRLQVASPCNANWEEMVGDDRVRWCSQCNLNVYNFGALTKHELSQLIRQKEGLRLCGRLYRRADGTVVTKDCEGGAKALVRRASRLAVASLAAVMGTGFAVAQAAEPQSLVQINESHTGIDVKVVDESGAGIQDAQIWIRSGILKEPITGKTNEKGEWQFRGLEPATYQLQLFAPGHSPSTRNVTVANRTVTGVQIQLYQPVLMGEVVNVESHRNPLKKLFHRLVR, encoded by the coding sequence ATGCTTAAACGGCTTCAGGTCGCGTCACCATGCAATGCCAATTGGGAAGAGATGGTGGGCGATGATCGCGTTCGTTGGTGCTCGCAATGCAATCTGAACGTCTATAACTTCGGCGCTCTGACGAAACACGAGCTTTCGCAACTCATCCGCCAGAAGGAAGGATTGAGGTTATGCGGTCGGCTATATCGCAGGGCAGATGGGACGGTCGTCACCAAGGACTGCGAAGGCGGCGCGAAGGCACTTGTCCGGAGAGCCTCCAGGCTCGCGGTTGCGTCACTCGCGGCGGTGATGGGTACCGGGTTCGCTGTGGCTCAGGCCGCCGAACCGCAATCCCTCGTACAAATCAATGAATCTCACACTGGAATTGATGTGAAGGTTGTGGACGAGAGCGGCGCCGGCATTCAAGATGCGCAGATCTGGATTCGTAGTGGAATTTTGAAAGAGCCAATTACCGGCAAGACGAATGAAAAAGGGGAGTGGCAATTCCGCGGTCTCGAACCTGCCACGTATCAGCTCCAGCTTTTTGCCCCAGGACACTCACCCAGCACGCGGAATGTCACCGTCGCCAATCGAACTGTGACCGGTGTGCAGATTCAGTTGTATCAGCCAGTCTTGATGGGCGAAGTCGTTAATGTTGAGTCTCATCGCAACCCGCTGAAGAAGTTGTTTCATCGGCTTGTGAGATAA
- a CDS encoding YciI family protein: protein MKYICLGYYDEDKFDCMTEGEQNAMFDTCFAYDDHLRANGHWAGGEALQPPETARTVSWKNGKVATTDGPYAETKEQIGGILVLEARDMNHAVQLMTQHPALRFGSIFEIRPVGDLSKIMKASEQRRRKTAS, encoded by the coding sequence GTGAAATACATCTGTTTGGGCTACTACGACGAAGACAAATTCGATTGCATGACCGAAGGCGAGCAAAACGCGATGTTCGACACCTGCTTTGCATACGACGACCATCTTCGCGCCAACGGGCATTGGGCTGGTGGAGAAGCGCTGCAGCCTCCGGAAACCGCTCGGACCGTGTCCTGGAAGAACGGCAAAGTCGCAACTACCGACGGTCCTTATGCCGAAACCAAGGAACAAATCGGCGGGATCCTCGTTCTAGAGGCGCGCGATATGAATCATGCTGTCCAGCTCATGACGCAGCATCCGGCGCTCAGGTTCGGCAGTATCTTCGAGATTCGCCCAGTGGGGGACTTGAGCAAAATCATGAAAGCAAGTGAGCAGCGACGACGGAAAACTGCAAGCTAA
- a CDS encoding divalent metal cation transporter: MKKLLGITLGIMTALGGFVDLGQIVFTTQAGALFGYKLMWAIVLGTAAIIVYMEMCGRIAVVAKEPVFAVVRDRLGRPLGIGVLIASNLLNLITCAAELGGIAIVLRLLTGWPERLLLVVAALGIGAAVFLLQFQWIERIFGLSGLLMTVFAVSAYVLHPKWSEVARGLLPAVSQPDCGHTLLYAYFAVGIFSALLMEYEVHFYSSGAMEEDWKPEDLSENFMVAAFGSVLGAVLTCALLVLGAVLFLPRNIFPDTLSTAIMAGAFPFGEKALILALLGTLACLSGAAVETALSGGYNVCQFFNLRWGKNLPPKSAPVYTTTWIAMLVVAALLALSGLRPLQLVNISIIFGMVVMPLTYYPILRVAADKGIMGDHANRRWVNIIAGIFLVLITIAAVAAIPLMLLTHSGQP; the protein is encoded by the coding sequence ATGAAAAAACTCCTCGGCATCACGCTCGGCATCATGACTGCGCTCGGAGGATTCGTCGATCTCGGCCAAATCGTCTTCACTACGCAGGCCGGCGCGCTCTTCGGATACAAGCTCATGTGGGCGATCGTCCTCGGCACTGCCGCGATCATCGTTTACATGGAAATGTGCGGACGCATCGCCGTGGTGGCGAAGGAGCCGGTATTCGCGGTGGTTCGCGATCGCCTCGGACGCCCTCTTGGTATCGGCGTGCTGATCGCCTCGAACCTTCTGAACCTGATCACCTGCGCCGCCGAATTGGGCGGCATCGCCATTGTGCTGCGTTTGCTTACCGGATGGCCCGAGAGGCTGCTGCTCGTTGTCGCGGCACTCGGCATCGGCGCGGCGGTTTTTCTCTTGCAGTTCCAGTGGATCGAGCGAATCTTCGGCCTCTCAGGCTTGCTGATGACGGTCTTCGCGGTGTCTGCTTACGTGCTGCATCCGAAGTGGAGCGAAGTTGCGCGCGGACTCTTGCCCGCCGTCTCACAGCCGGATTGCGGACACACTCTGCTCTACGCGTACTTCGCAGTGGGAATTTTCAGCGCGCTGCTCATGGAATACGAAGTCCACTTCTATTCTTCCGGCGCGATGGAAGAAGATTGGAAGCCCGAGGACCTGAGCGAGAACTTCATGGTTGCGGCGTTCGGCTCGGTGCTCGGAGCAGTGCTCACCTGTGCCTTGCTCGTGCTGGGAGCAGTGCTTTTTCTTCCGCGCAACATCTTTCCCGACACGCTCAGCACGGCGATTATGGCTGGCGCCTTCCCCTTCGGTGAGAAGGCTTTGATCCTGGCTCTGCTTGGGACCCTCGCCTGCCTGAGCGGAGCCGCTGTAGAAACGGCTCTCTCCGGCGGCTACAACGTGTGCCAGTTTTTCAATCTTCGCTGGGGAAAGAACCTGCCGCCCAAGTCCGCTCCGGTGTACACCACAACCTGGATCGCCATGCTGGTGGTCGCCGCGCTGCTAGCTCTAAGCGGCCTCCGACCTCTGCAGTTGGTGAATATCTCGATCATCTTTGGCATGGTGGTAATGCCACTGACCTACTATCCGATCCTGCGCGTCGCCGCCGATAAAGGCATCATGGGCGACCATGCGAACCGCCGGTGGGTGAACATCATCGCCGGAATCTTTCTGGTCCTAATCACGATTGCCGCCGTCGCCGCCATCCCGCTCATGCTGCTCACCCACTCCGGTCAGCCGTAA